One window from the genome of Mucilaginibacter ginsenosidivorans encodes:
- a CDS encoding DinB family protein, protein MKKLSILFALVATFVASTARAQTTEQLLADWQRAKTYTKAYLDAMTEDGYAFKPTPEMRSFAGQMLHLADGNYGLVCFATGKTNPIGKNLEKTTPSPTKATVTQAVMDSYDFVIATIQAMTPAQLQETIKQGNKEIPRVVMLGKAFEHQTHTRGQTVAYLRLKGVTPPQEMLF, encoded by the coding sequence ATGAAAAAACTATCGATACTATTCGCGCTTGTGGCCACCTTCGTTGCTTCAACAGCGCGGGCGCAAACTACCGAGCAGCTACTTGCCGATTGGCAGCGCGCCAAAACTTATACCAAAGCCTATCTCGACGCTATGACCGAGGACGGTTATGCTTTTAAGCCAACACCCGAGATGCGCAGCTTTGCGGGGCAAATGCTTCACCTGGCCGATGGCAATTACGGCCTTGTTTGTTTCGCCACCGGCAAAACAAACCCGATAGGAAAAAACCTCGAAAAAACAACGCCGTCGCCAACTAAAGCAACCGTAACCCAGGCAGTTATGGATTCATACGATTTTGTCATCGCAACCATACAAGCCATGACCCCGGCCCAGTTGCAGGAAACCATAAAGCAGGGTAATAAGGAAATACCGCGGGTGGTTATGCTTGGCAAGGCCTTTGAACATCAAACCCATACCCGGGGGCAAACCGTGGCTTACCTGCGGCTTAAAGGTGTTACGCCCCCTCAGGAAATGCTATTTTAG
- the pyk gene encoding pyruvate kinase, whose product MKLSYNRTKIVATMGPASTNKDVLLSMINAGVNVCRLNFSHGRPEDHQKTIDTIREINEQYKVNVGILADLQGPKIRIGLVKDGGIHLVNGTHINITTHECIGDDNRIYITYETFPQDVRADEIILLDDGKIQMRVISTNRKDTVVCEVVHGGILTSRKGVNLPNTKVSIPSLTEEDLVNLEFALQNDVEWIGLSFVRNAEDIVDLKRIIARNNKSARVIAKIEKPEAIENIDAIIAATDGVMVARGDLGVEMPLEEVPLLQKMIVRKCRASSKPVIVATQMLESMITTPRPTRAEVNDVANSVLDGADAVMLSGETSVGEFPVIVIETMAKIVKNVEELGYPFNTTIEHIDSSPANYLSDALCGSAVYLAEHTNAVGIISMTVSGYTAFEISSHRPKAATYIFTSNKNLLNALSLVWGVRAFYYDKLESTDQSISDVNEILKAENLIEVGDVVINTASVPITKQGKTNMLKVSVVE is encoded by the coding sequence ATGAAATTATCTTACAACCGTACCAAAATTGTAGCCACAATGGGACCGGCATCGACCAATAAGGACGTTTTATTGTCCATGATCAATGCAGGCGTAAATGTGTGCCGGCTCAATTTTTCGCACGGCCGACCAGAGGACCATCAGAAAACTATAGATACTATTCGCGAAATAAACGAGCAGTACAAAGTAAACGTGGGCATACTGGCCGACCTGCAAGGGCCCAAGATCCGTATCGGTTTGGTAAAGGATGGCGGCATACACCTTGTAAACGGCACACATATTAATATTACCACGCACGAGTGCATTGGCGATGATAACCGCATATATATTACTTATGAAACCTTTCCGCAGGACGTAAGAGCCGACGAGATCATATTACTGGACGATGGCAAGATACAGATGCGCGTAATATCTACCAACAGGAAGGACACCGTGGTGTGCGAAGTGGTACACGGCGGGATACTAACCTCGCGCAAGGGCGTTAACCTGCCGAATACCAAGGTATCCATCCCAAGTTTGACAGAGGAGGACCTGGTAAACCTTGAGTTTGCTTTACAGAATGATGTGGAATGGATAGGCCTGTCGTTTGTGCGTAATGCCGAAGACATAGTCGATCTGAAGCGCATCATAGCCCGGAACAATAAATCGGCGCGCGTTATTGCCAAAATAGAGAAGCCCGAAGCGATAGAAAACATCGACGCCATTATTGCTGCTACAGACGGCGTAATGGTTGCCCGCGGCGACCTGGGCGTTGAAATGCCTTTGGAAGAAGTGCCTTTACTGCAAAAGATGATCGTACGTAAATGCCGCGCATCGTCAAAACCGGTTATTGTGGCAACACAAATGCTCGAATCCATGATAACCACCCCGCGCCCAACCCGCGCCGAAGTGAACGACGTGGCAAACTCTGTATTGGATGGCGCCGACGCAGTGATGCTTAGCGGCGAAACATCAGTTGGCGAATTCCCGGTGATCGTTATCGAGACCATGGCCAAGATCGTGAAGAACGTTGAAGAATTGGGCTATCCCTTTAATACGACTATTGAGCACATCGATTCGTCGCCGGCAAATTACCTGAGCGACGCCCTTTGCGGGTCGGCTGTTTACCTGGCCGAACATACCAATGCGGTGGGCATTATCTCCATGACAGTATCGGGCTATACAGCTTTCGAAATATCGAGCCACAGGCCAAAAGCCGCTACTTATATATTTACATCGAATAAAAACCTGCTAAATGCACTAAGCCTGGTTTGGGGCGTGCGCGCTTTCTATTACGACAAACTGGAGAGCACCGATCAGAGCATAAGCGATGTGAACGAAATATTGAAAGCCGAGAACCTGATAGAAGTAGGCGACGTGGTGATCAACACCGCTTCGGTGCCTATTACTAAACAGGGAAAAACCAATATGCTGAAGGTGAGCGTGGTAGAGTAA
- the nadD gene encoding nicotinate (nicotinamide) nucleotide adenylyltransferase: MKIGLLFGSFNPIHIGHLIIANYMANHTDLDKVWLVVSPQNPLKKYGDLINTYDRLEMAKLATDNSKNIKVSDVELRLPQPSYTIDTLAHLKEKHPEHEFAIIMGSDNLGTLHKWKNYKLILRDYKIYVYPRPGYENAEFASHPSVTITMTPLMELSASFIRKSLAEKKNVQYFVPDQVLEFIESKNLYANG; encoded by the coding sequence ATGAAGATAGGTTTACTCTTCGGGTCATTCAACCCCATCCACATCGGCCACCTCATCATCGCCAATTACATGGCCAACCACACCGACCTTGATAAGGTATGGCTGGTGGTGTCGCCCCAAAACCCGTTAAAAAAATACGGTGACCTTATCAATACCTATGACCGGCTCGAGATGGCCAAACTGGCTACCGACAATTCGAAAAACATCAAAGTAAGCGATGTGGAACTGCGCCTGCCGCAGCCATCATACACTATTGATACGCTTGCCCACTTAAAGGAAAAGCACCCGGAGCATGAGTTTGCTATCATCATGGGCTCCGACAACCTGGGTACGCTGCATAAATGGAAAAACTATAAGCTGATATTGCGCGATTACAAGATATATGTATACCCTCGCCCCGGTTACGAAAATGCGGAGTTTGCATCACATCCCTCGGTTACCATTACCATGACACCGCTGATGGAGCTCTCGGCCTCATTCATTCGTAAATCGCTGGCTGAAAAGAAAAATGTGCAATACTTTGTGCCCGATCAGGTGCTTGAGTTTATTGAAAGTAAAAATCTTTATGCAAACGGATAA
- a CDS encoding DUF5615 family PIN-like protein, with product MTIWINAQISPFIALWINSNFPNLSAQSLRSLGLRDAKDDEVFQEARKANVTLMSKDQDFVRLIGLHGIPPKLIWITCGNTSNAALCEILYTALPKAVEMLNSNENVVEISNL from the coding sequence ATGACCATTTGGATCAATGCCCAAATATCCCCGTTTATCGCTCTGTGGATAAATAGCAATTTCCCAAACCTCAGCGCTCAATCCTTACGTTCTTTGGGCTTAAGAGATGCCAAAGATGATGAGGTATTTCAGGAAGCGCGCAAAGCGAATGTAACTCTTATGAGTAAAGACCAGGATTTTGTCAGGCTGATCGGCCTACACGGAATTCCGCCGAAACTAATATGGATAACATGTGGTAATACTTCAAATGCTGCGTTGTGTGAAATACTATACACAGCGCTTCCAAAGGCGGTCGAAATGCTAAATAGTAATGAAAATGTTGTGGAGATCAGCAATCTTTGA
- the gmk gene encoding guanylate kinase translates to MTDDPMTNDPMTKEGKLIIFSAPSGAGKTTIVQHLLTKIPELEFSISATTRKPRGDEKNGEDYYFISKVEFLHKIAKKHFVEFEEVYSGTFYGTLRTEIERIWADGKTVIFDIDVEGGLHLKRKYDGLALAIFVQPPSLEVLKQRLASRGTDSHEKLKERFEKAEKELNYAPQFDIILKNHDLQTACVEAEELVRNFLKN, encoded by the coding sequence ATGACCGATGACCCAATGACCAATGACCCAATGACCAAAGAAGGAAAACTCATCATATTTTCGGCGCCGTCGGGAGCAGGAAAGACTACCATCGTGCAGCACCTGCTTACAAAAATACCCGAATTGGAATTCTCCATTTCGGCCACTACGCGCAAGCCCAGGGGTGATGAAAAAAATGGGGAGGACTATTATTTTATCAGTAAGGTTGAGTTTCTTCATAAAATAGCAAAAAAACATTTTGTCGAGTTTGAAGAAGTATACAGCGGTACATTTTATGGCACGCTGCGCACCGAGATAGAGCGGATATGGGCCGACGGCAAAACGGTGATCTTTGATATTGACGTAGAAGGTGGTCTTCACCTGAAGCGCAAATATGATGGGTTAGCGCTGGCCATCTTTGTGCAGCCGCCATCGCTGGAGGTTTTGAAGCAGCGTTTGGCATCGCGCGGTACAGATAGCCACGAAAAATTAAAGGAGCGGTTTGAAAAAGCAGAAAAAGAATTGAATTATGCGCCGCAATTTGATATTATCCTAAAAAATCACGATCTTCAAACGGCATGTGTTGAGGCAGAAGAATTAGTGCGGAATTTTCTCAAAAATTGA
- the rnc gene encoding ribonuclease III, whose amino-acid sequence MPIRRFYKLYLSPNRKYVKSLKNLLGFVPGNLSLYRLAFRHKSVAQNIKKGVKNSNERLEFLGDAVLGSVVAEVLFKQYPYEDEGFLTELRSKIVNRVNLNQLARKLGFEQLIQYDTKMVNSTRQSSLLGDAFEALVGAIYLDKGYDFTRNFLVNHIIKSHIDIHKLEQTETNFKSKLIEWCQRHGKDITFELIGNQEGESNKLFTVQAIIEGEIMGSGKEFNKKNAEKLAAEKACEALSI is encoded by the coding sequence ATGCCAATCAGACGGTTCTATAAGCTCTACTTATCGCCCAATAGAAAATACGTAAAATCTCTAAAGAATTTGCTCGGCTTCGTGCCGGGCAATTTATCTTTATACCGGCTGGCATTCAGGCACAAATCTGTGGCGCAGAATATCAAAAAAGGTGTTAAGAACAGCAACGAACGCCTTGAGTTTTTGGGCGATGCTGTCTTAGGCAGCGTTGTTGCCGAGGTGCTTTTCAAGCAATACCCTTACGAGGATGAGGGTTTCCTTACCGAATTACGCTCCAAGATCGTGAACCGGGTGAACCTTAACCAGCTTGCACGTAAGCTAGGGTTTGAACAATTGATACAGTACGATACCAAAATGGTGAACTCTACCCGGCAAAGTTCATTGCTGGGCGATGCTTTCGAGGCGCTCGTAGGGGCAATTTATCTTGATAAGGGATACGACTTTACCCGTAATTTCCTGGTCAATCACATCATTAAGTCGCATATCGATATCCATAAGCTTGAACAGACCGAAACCAATTTCAAAAGCAAACTGATAGAGTGGTGCCAGCGCCACGGCAAGGATATTACCTTTGAGCTGATAGGCAACCAGGAAGGCGAAAGCAACAAGCTGTTTACCGTACAGGCCATCATCGAAGGCGAGATCATGGGATCGGGCAAGGAGTTCAACAAAAAGAATGCGGAAAAACTGGCCGCGGAAAAAGCCTGCGAAGCGTTGTCTATTTAG
- a CDS encoding vitamin B12-dependent ribonucleotide reductase, which translates to MGKNSSKKAAAPGGKGLKVQRYFSKDGKNVYDLFKYEKRSSVIRNPSGDAVFEMNDVEVPASWSQVATDILAQKYFRKAGVPQPDGTTGSEKSIKQVAHRMANCWKDWGMRYGYFASTKDAEIFYDEIVYTIVGQLAAPNSPQWFNTGLHTSYGITGKPQGHYYVDPVTEVLSKSTSAYERPQPHACFILSVEDDLVNDGGIMDLWVREARIFKYGSGVGTNFSKIRGENEKLSGGGYSSGLMSFLKIGDRAAGAIKSGGTTRRAAKMVCLDLDHPEIEGFVNWKVEEEKKVAALIAAGYSSDYEGEAYRTVSGQNSNNSVRIPNEFFHALNAGKDWELKGRMNGKTVKTISSQKLWDDIAFAAWACADPGVQYDSTINEWHTCPEGGRINASNPCSEYMFLDNTACNLASINLAHFFDKDTRTFDVKGFEHACRVWTIVLEISVLMAQFPSKEVAELSYDYRTLGLGYANLGSALMVNGIPYDSDKARAIGGAITAIMTGTAYATSAEMARELGPFRRFEENRKHMLRVMRNHRYAAYNSTENYEGLEILPPGIDQKYCPDYLLSAACNAWDRAVEMGEQYGYRNAQTTVIAPTGTIGLVMDCDTTGIEPDFALVKFKKLSGGGYFKIINQAVPEALTNLGYKEHEVTAIVNYAKGSASLKGAPHINPDSLKSKGLTDADLEKLEKAVVAAFEIGFAFNIWTLGEDVLKRLGFTAEQYNAPDFNLLRGLGFTKKQIAEANEYICGTMTIEGAPYLKQEHYPIFDCANKCGAKGERYIHAHGHIKMMGAAQPFLSGAISKTINLPNEAKVEEIKDCYDLSWRLGLKANALYRDGCKLSQPLSTKSDKKEEAEDKLDSVEEVLGEAANVKLSDLTPDQVLEAAIAIMEKSKDTHFMRQLSRVVQKKNLPYKRRGYTQKASIDGQTVFVRTGEYEDGTLGEIFVDMHKEGATFRSLMNCFAIAVSVGLQYGVPLEEYVEKFTFTRFEPAGMVIGHANIKSATSIIDYIFRMLGYEYLDRSDLVHVITEQKAVTGNPQMADEDVNTDETNVYQPAKTVAADSGSGSKKQLSVDLSMGVQSDAPSCNVCGHTTVRSGTCYKCLNCGNSMGCS; encoded by the coding sequence ATGGGCAAGAACTCCTCAAAAAAAGCAGCCGCCCCCGGCGGAAAAGGGCTGAAAGTACAAAGGTACTTTAGCAAAGACGGAAAGAACGTTTACGACCTCTTTAAATATGAGAAACGTTCGTCAGTAATACGGAACCCCTCGGGCGATGCCGTGTTTGAAATGAATGATGTTGAGGTACCTGCTTCCTGGTCGCAGGTTGCTACGGATATTCTGGCCCAAAAATATTTCCGTAAAGCAGGTGTTCCGCAGCCCGATGGCACTACAGGTTCCGAAAAAAGCATTAAACAGGTTGCCCACCGTATGGCCAATTGCTGGAAGGACTGGGGCATGCGTTATGGTTATTTTGCATCGACTAAGGATGCTGAAATATTCTATGACGAGATCGTTTATACCATCGTGGGCCAGTTGGCAGCGCCAAACTCGCCGCAATGGTTCAACACCGGTCTGCATACCTCGTACGGCATCACCGGTAAGCCCCAGGGGCATTATTATGTCGACCCTGTTACCGAGGTGCTAAGCAAATCGACATCGGCTTACGAGCGCCCGCAGCCGCATGCATGCTTCATCCTGTCGGTTGAGGACGACCTGGTGAACGATGGCGGTATCATGGATCTATGGGTACGCGAGGCACGTATATTTAAATATGGCTCGGGTGTAGGTACCAACTTTTCCAAAATACGCGGCGAGAACGAAAAATTATCAGGCGGCGGTTATTCATCGGGCCTGATGTCGTTCCTGAAAATAGGTGACCGTGCTGCCGGCGCCATCAAATCGGGCGGTACAACCCGTCGGGCCGCCAAAATGGTTTGCCTTGACCTGGATCACCCCGAAATTGAAGGCTTTGTAAACTGGAAAGTTGAAGAAGAGAAAAAAGTAGCCGCTTTAATAGCCGCAGGTTATTCGTCAGATTACGAAGGCGAAGCTTACCGTACGGTATCGGGCCAAAACTCGAACAACTCAGTCCGTATCCCTAATGAATTCTTTCACGCACTAAATGCCGGTAAAGACTGGGAGCTGAAAGGCCGCATGAACGGCAAGACCGTTAAAACCATATCTTCTCAAAAACTATGGGACGATATCGCTTTCGCTGCATGGGCATGTGCCGATCCGGGCGTACAGTATGACAGTACTATTAACGAATGGCACACTTGCCCTGAAGGCGGACGCATCAACGCTTCCAACCCTTGTTCGGAATACATGTTCCTGGATAACACAGCATGTAACCTGGCATCTATAAACCTTGCCCATTTCTTCGATAAAGACACACGCACTTTTGACGTTAAAGGTTTTGAGCACGCCTGCCGTGTGTGGACCATCGTACTGGAAATATCGGTGTTGATGGCTCAGTTCCCGTCAAAAGAAGTTGCAGAACTATCGTACGACTACCGTACCCTTGGTTTAGGCTATGCCAACTTAGGCTCGGCCCTGATGGTTAACGGTATTCCTTACGACAGCGATAAGGCCCGCGCTATCGGCGGCGCTATAACCGCTATCATGACCGGTACCGCTTACGCTACCTCGGCTGAGATGGCCCGCGAATTAGGTCCGTTCCGCCGTTTTGAAGAAAACAGGAAACACATGCTGCGTGTAATGCGCAACCACCGCTACGCGGCATATAACTCGACCGAGAATTACGAGGGCCTGGAAATACTGCCTCCGGGTATCGACCAGAAATATTGCCCCGACTACCTGCTTTCTGCAGCATGCAACGCATGGGACAGGGCAGTTGAAATGGGCGAGCAATATGGCTACCGCAACGCCCAAACTACGGTTATTGCTCCTACCGGCACTATCGGTTTGGTAATGGATTGCGATACTACCGGTATCGAGCCTGATTTTGCTTTGGTTAAATTCAAAAAATTATCAGGCGGTGGCTACTTCAAGATCATTAACCAGGCAGTTCCTGAAGCTTTGACCAATTTGGGTTACAAAGAGCACGAAGTTACCGCCATTGTTAACTACGCAAAAGGTTCCGCAAGCTTAAAAGGCGCTCCGCATATCAACCCCGATAGCCTGAAGTCAAAAGGCTTGACAGATGCCGACCTGGAAAAGCTGGAAAAAGCCGTTGTAGCTGCATTCGAGATCGGGTTTGCGTTCAACATCTGGACACTGGGCGAAGATGTACTGAAACGGCTTGGCTTTACGGCAGAACAATACAATGCGCCTGATTTTAACCTGCTTCGGGGTTTAGGCTTTACCAAAAAGCAGATAGCCGAGGCTAATGAATATATCTGCGGTACCATGACCATCGAGGGCGCACCTTATTTAAAACAGGAGCACTACCCGATATTTGATTGCGCCAACAAGTGCGGCGCTAAGGGCGAACGTTATATCCATGCTCACGGCCACATCAAAATGATGGGTGCGGCACAGCCATTCCTGTCAGGTGCTATTTCCAAAACCATCAACCTGCCAAACGAGGCAAAGGTTGAAGAGATAAAAGATTGCTACGACCTGTCATGGAGATTAGGTTTGAAAGCCAACGCGCTTTACCGCGACGGTTGTAAACTTTCCCAGCCGTTGTCAACCAAGTCTGACAAGAAGGAGGAAGCTGAAGATAAACTGGATTCGGTTGAAGAAGTATTGGGCGAGGCAGCAAATGTTAAACTGAGCGACCTTACGCCGGACCAGGTGCTGGAAGCTGCTATAGCTATCATGGAGAAATCGAAAGATACGCACTTCATGCGCCAGCTTTCACGCGTGGTACAAAAGAAGAACCTGCCATATAAACGCCGCGGCTACACGCAAAAAGCAAGCATCGACGGGCAAACCGTGTTTGTTCGCACAGGCGAATACGAGGATGGAACATTAGGCGAGATCTTTGTGGACATGCATAAGGAAGGCGCAACCTTCCGCTCGCTGATGAACTGCTTCGCGATAGCTGTTTCGGTTGGCTTGCAATACGGGGTACCGCTGGAAGAATACGTAGAGAAATTTACTTTCACCCGCTTTGAACCGGCCGGTATGGTGATAGGGCACGCAAACATTAAGAGTGCAACCTCCATCATCGACTATATCTTCAGAATGCTGGGTTATGAATACCTTGACCGCAGCGACCTGGTACATGTGATCACCGAGCAAAAAGCAGTGACCGGTAACCCGCAGATGGCAGATGAAGATGTGAATACCGACGAAACCAACGTTTATCAGCCGGCTAAAACAGTAGCAGCCGATAGTGGTAGCGGCAGCAAGAAACAGCTGAGTGTCGACCTGAGCATGGGTGTACAAAGCGATGCACCATCGTGCAACGTATGCGGGCATACCACCGTACGCTCGGGTACTTGCTATAAATGCTTAAATTGCGGCAACTCGATGGGATGCAGTTAG
- a CDS encoding acyl carrier protein, translating to MSDIASRVKAIIVEKLGVDESEVTPEASFTNDLGADSLDTVELIMEFEKEFNVAIPDDQAETIGTVGQAIAYLEKNVK from the coding sequence ATGTCTGATATCGCTTCAAGAGTAAAAGCTATTATCGTAGAAAAATTAGGTGTTGACGAAAGTGAAGTAACACCTGAGGCTAGCTTCACCAACGATCTTGGTGCAGACTCGTTGGACACCGTAGAACTAATCATGGAGTTTGAAAAAGAATTTAACGTGGCTATTCCTGACGATCAGGCTGAAACTATAGGTACTGTAGGTCAGGCTATCGCTTACCTTGAAAAGAACGTTAAATAA
- a CDS encoding DUF433 domain-containing protein, with amino-acid sequence MSNWKERITTDPGQCGGRPCIRGMRIRVADILDLLAAGLTQEQVLEELPDLEALDIEAALKYASSKLDHAIIAA; translated from the coding sequence ATGAGCAATTGGAAAGAACGAATTACCACTGATCCCGGGCAATGTGGTGGCAGACCGTGTATAAGAGGAATGAGGATACGTGTGGCTGATATTCTTGACTTGCTTGCGGCAGGCTTAACCCAGGAGCAAGTACTTGAAGAATTACCGGATCTTGAAGCCCTGGACATCGAAGCAGCATTAAAATATGCCAGCAGTAAACTTGACCACGCCATAATTGCTGCATGA
- the fabF gene encoding beta-ketoacyl-ACP synthase II, whose protein sequence is MEFKRVVVTGLGALTPIGNSIPEYWDGLVNGVSGAALIKSFDTTLFKTKFACEVKNFDADGFLGRKDARKLDPFVQYALFSTEEAVKDAGLEFDKLDTNRIGVIWGSGIGGLKTFLDEVVAFAKGDGTPRFNPFFIPKMIADIAPGHISIKYGLRGPNFTTVSACASSNNSLIDSFNYIRLGKANMFITGGSEAIINEAGIGGFNAMHALSTRNDDPATASRPFDLDRDGFVAGEGAGTIILEELEHAKARGAKIYAEMIGGGMSADAYHMTAPHPEGLGAALVMKAALEDAGLTPADIDYVNVHGTSTPIGDPQEVKAIQDTFGEDVYRINISSTKSMTGHLLGAAGAVEAIAAILAIKNDIIPPTINHFTDDPAFDPKINFTFNKAQKRIVKVAQSNGFGFGGHNASVIFRKYED, encoded by the coding sequence ATGGAGTTTAAAAGAGTTGTTGTAACCGGGCTTGGGGCACTTACTCCTATTGGAAACAGCATTCCCGAATACTGGGATGGTTTGGTCAATGGAGTGAGTGGCGCCGCCTTGATTAAGAGTTTTGATACTACCCTTTTCAAAACCAAATTTGCCTGCGAGGTAAAGAATTTTGATGCTGATGGTTTTTTGGGCCGGAAAGACGCCCGGAAACTTGACCCTTTTGTTCAATACGCTTTATTTTCGACCGAGGAAGCCGTAAAAGACGCCGGGCTTGAATTTGACAAGCTTGACACCAACCGTATCGGTGTTATATGGGGTTCGGGCATTGGCGGCCTCAAAACCTTTTTGGATGAAGTGGTTGCCTTTGCCAAGGGTGACGGCACACCGCGTTTCAATCCATTCTTTATCCCTAAAATGATAGCGGATATTGCGCCGGGCCATATATCTATTAAATATGGTTTGCGCGGCCCTAACTTTACTACGGTTTCGGCCTGTGCGTCATCTAATAATTCGCTTATCGACTCGTTCAACTATATACGTTTGGGCAAGGCCAATATGTTTATTACCGGCGGGTCCGAGGCTATCATCAACGAGGCCGGCATAGGTGGTTTTAACGCCATGCATGCCCTATCGACACGTAACGATGACCCGGCGACGGCATCGCGGCCGTTCGATCTTGACCGTGACGGCTTTGTTGCCGGTGAGGGCGCCGGAACTATTATACTGGAAGAGCTGGAGCACGCGAAAGCGCGCGGCGCTAAAATATACGCAGAAATGATTGGCGGCGGCATGAGTGCCGATGCTTATCATATGACTGCCCCTCACCCCGAAGGCCTGGGTGCAGCGCTGGTAATGAAAGCAGCATTGGAAGATGCAGGCCTTACACCGGCAGATATTGATTATGTGAACGTTCACGGAACGTCGACCCCTATTGGCGACCCGCAGGAAGTTAAAGCCATACAGGATACATTTGGCGAAGATGTTTATCGTATAAACATCAGCTCGACCAAATCGATGACCGGACACTTACTGGGTGCGGCAGGCGCAGTTGAAGCCATTGCTGCAATTTTGGCCATCAAAAATGATATTATCCCACCGACGATCAACCACTTTACGGATGACCCGGCTTTTGATCCGAAAATTAACTTCACGTTCAACAAAGCACAGAAAAGAATAGTTAAGGTTGCCCAAAGCAATGGTTTTGGTTTTGGCGGTCATAACGCTTCAGTGATATTCAGGAAGTACGAAGATTAA
- a CDS encoding IPExxxVDY family protein, whose amino-acid sequence MILNRKTLKFEIDLDFVLIAITTSLRDYRICHYINKRLNFDFTRSSDLELDIIQGAGPVFFSLYQYHWEASETDFYFIANKGSEGYLVPEMRKADYFIMIRNYIADDELDKIITGLNRIQEIVAAVKIDPKKIKSRENLLF is encoded by the coding sequence GTGATTTTGAACAGGAAAACGTTAAAGTTTGAGATCGACCTTGATTTCGTGCTGATAGCTATCACAACGTCACTGAGAGACTACCGTATCTGCCATTACATCAATAAACGCTTAAATTTTGACTTTACCAGGAGCTCCGACCTGGAACTGGATATTATACAAGGTGCAGGGCCGGTGTTTTTTTCGCTATATCAGTATCATTGGGAAGCCAGCGAAACCGACTTTTATTTTATCGCCAACAAAGGTTCGGAAGGCTACCTGGTGCCCGAAATGCGTAAGGCCGATTACTTTATTATGATAAGAAATTATATAGCCGATGACGAGCTGGACAAAATAATTACCGGCCTTAACCGGATACAGGAAATAGTGGCCGCCGTAAAGATTGACCCAAAAAAGATTAAATCACGGGAAAATCTTTTATTTTAG
- a CDS encoding YicC/YloC family endoribonuclease, with translation MLKSMTGYGIAVFDSGNTKYTVEIKSLNSKFLELGLRIPKSFSEKEFQLRNECNKQIERGKVNLSINVEQSDATVKAAGIDKALLKHYYEQLKSVSTDLNEPVNNLLQLALGLPEVVKYEEETISEDEWKVVEKTFQQALAAFQQFRADEGNVLEQDVKMRIGIILKNLELVEVEEPKRVPVIRERLNQFLSEAVGREAIDQNRFEQELIYYIDKLDITEEKIRLKSHCDYFIETLKSADANGKKLGFISQEIGREINTLGSKANDANIQKLVVGMKEELEKIKEQLLNVL, from the coding sequence ATGTTAAAATCCATGACAGGGTACGGTATTGCCGTTTTTGATTCGGGTAACACCAAATACACCGTTGAGATCAAATCCCTGAACAGTAAATTCCTTGAATTGGGGTTACGTATCCCCAAATCTTTTTCGGAAAAAGAGTTCCAGTTGCGTAACGAATGCAATAAGCAGATAGAACGCGGTAAAGTAAACCTTTCGATCAATGTAGAACAATCCGACGCCACCGTTAAGGCCGCAGGTATCGACAAGGCGCTGCTTAAACATTATTACGAACAGCTGAAATCGGTTAGTACAGATCTGAATGAACCCGTGAACAACCTGCTGCAACTGGCTTTGGGTTTGCCCGAGGTTGTGAAATATGAAGAGGAAACCATATCGGAAGATGAATGGAAAGTAGTTGAAAAGACCTTTCAGCAGGCATTGGCTGCTTTCCAGCAGTTCAGGGCCGATGAGGGCAATGTGCTGGAACAGGATGTAAAGATGCGTATCGGCATCATCCTGAAAAACCTGGAGCTGGTGGAAGTTGAGGAGCCGAAACGTGTACCGGTGATAAGGGAAAGACTGAACCAGTTTTTAAGCGAGGCCGTGGGACGCGAAGCCATTGATCAGAACCGCTTTGAGCAGGAACTGATCTACTATATAGATAAGCTTGATATCACTGAGGAAAAGATACGCCTGAAAAGCCACTGCGATTATTTTATCGAAACGCTGAAAAGCGCCGATGCCAACGGTAAAAAGCTTGGCTTTATATCGCAGGAGATCGGTCGCGAGATAAACACCCTGGGCTCCAAAGCAAATGATGCCAATATCCAGAAACTGGTTGTAGGCATGAAAGAAGAGCTGGAAAAGATTAAGGAACAATTACTGAATGTTTTATAG